GCCCGGTGCCAGCTCGACCTGCCGCCGGTCCGGCGTTTCCCGGACGTAGCTGCCGTGCCCGCGCACCGTGTTGACCAGGCCTTCCGAGCGCAGCAGCGAGATGGCCATTCGCACCGCCTCTCGGCCGACTCCGTGCTCCTGGGTCAGCCTGGCTTCGCTGGGCAGTGCCGATCCGGCTGCCAGCACCCCCGACTCGATCTGCTCGCGAAGCAAATCGGCGAGCTGCACGTAGACCGGAGTGTGTGAGCGCGGATCGATGGTCATGGCACGAAGCCTTATTCCCCCGTGGGCAAGTCTGGTTGTGCCCCTGAGCCCCTGGGCGTATGGTCGCAGTAACAACCAGTGGCCGGGCGGAAACGCTCGAATGCGCTGACAGCTGCTGACCAGCCTTGCTGTCGTACCGCTGATCGGAGCTGCGGTGGTGGGGCGGGGTGGTCGGCCCGCGCGCGGCGGGTGGGCACGGCCACCCCTTCAGTGCTGAACCGAGAGAGGTGGGGCGATCATGCGTGCCTTCATCCGTGGGCTGCGCCGGAACGAGGGGCCGCGGCCCGGCGCGTCGACCTGTTACCGCTCCTCGACGTACGTCCCGCTGTCGGCCTGGCAGGTGCGGCAGCGGCGGTTCCGGCCGACCCGGTTCGGCCGGCGCGGCCTCGACCCGGGCGAGGTGCAGGATTTCCTGGACCGGGTGGCCGACGAACTCGCCGCCGCCTACCAGGCCCTGGGCGACAGTCGGCAGGAGACGGCCCGGATCAAGGACGCACTGCGGAGGTGGCAGTCCGAGCAGGCGCAGCAGCGGGCCAACGCCGGGCGGTACTGCTGATGGTCGAGCGGGAACGGTTCGTCATCCACCTGCCGGTGGCCGCCGGCGACCTCACCGGCGCGGTCCGCCTGGCCCGGGTGGTCGCCCGCTGGGCGGGTCTGCTCCCGCAGGCCGACCCGGGGGAGACCACCGTCTCCGCCGAGGACGACCAGGGCGTACGCCATCGGGTCTTCTGCGACCTGCGGCTGGCCGGCGGCCGGCGCTGCCTGCTGCGGGCTGACCACGACGGACCGTGCACCCGCCGGCTGACCCGCTGAGCGCCGCGTGCCCGGCCGTCGCCCCGGCGGGACCCGATCGTCAGCCGGCGCGGAGGGCGTCCTCGACGCCGGTCTCGTGCCGGCCGAGGTGGACCGGGTCGCGGCCGGAGAGCAGATCCACCGCCGCCTTGACGGAGGCGCCGTACTCGCGAGCGGAGCTGATCCGCCACCGCTCGGTGTACCGCCGGGCGGTGTCGTCGCCGACGCCGTTGGCCGCGATGCCGAGACGCCGGCACAGCGCCACCGCGCGGGGCAGGTGGAAGGACTGGGTGACCACCGTCGCGCGGTCCACCCCGAAGATCCGCTTGGCCCGGGCGCACGAGTCGTACGTGTCGAAGCCGGCGTAGTCCATGACCACCTTCCCCGCCGGCACGCCCCGGTCGAGCAGCCAGCGCCGCATCGCCTCGGGCTCGTTGTAGCCGACGTTCATGTTGTCCCCGGACACCAGGATCACGCGGACCTTTCCGGCGTCGAGGAGCCGCCGCGCGATCTCCAGCCGGGCGGTGAGGAACGGCGACGGCGTGCCGTCCGGGTCCACCTTGGTGCCCAGGACCAGGGCGACGGGTGCCTCCGGCACGTCGGCCTCGGTGAAGAGGTGGCCGTCGGCGCCGCCGCGGACCCACGCCACGCTGGCCACCGTGCCGGCGACGAGCAGCACCACGCCGGCGAGACCCGCGACGAGCAACCTGCGCAGCAACGATCGGTGCGTCCCGCACCAGCGCCTCAGCCCCGCCAACCGCCCCCGCATGCCGACGATTATTCCGGCGCGGGGCCGACACGCCACCCCGGCCATCGATAGCGTGGATGCTTCGACAGCGGGAGGAGAACGAGATGGCGGAGCGGCATCCCGCGCTCGCGCGGCTCGACGTGCTCGTCGGACGGTGGACCGTGCAGCCGAAGGTGCCCGGTCTCGGTGCCGGGTGGACCGAGTTCAGCTGGCTCGAGAATGGCCAGTACCTGCGACAGTTCAGCGACGCTGAACCGTTGCCGGAGACGGCGCCGCAGGCCTGGCGGGACAACAACCCGTTGCCCACCACACAGGTGATCGGGCTCGACGACACGACGGAGACGTTCGCCGCGCTGTACGCGGACGCGCGTGGCGTGCACCGGGTCTACCAGATGACGTTCGCCGACGGCGCCTGGCGGATGTGGCGGCGGGCGCCCGGCTTCCACCAGCGCTGGGTCGCCACGGTGGGCGACGCCGTCATCGACGGGCGGTGGGAGCGGTCGGCGGACGGCTTCGACTGGGCGCTCGACTTCGAGTTGACGTACCGCCGCTGACGGCGGTCAGGGTGCCGCGCGGGCGATGACGATCAGCTCCCCGTCGTCGCCCGTCCCGACCGGCTCGCCTGCCCAGCCGCCGCACACCCGCTCGACGGTGAAGCCGGCGTCGGCGAGGGACGCCCGCAGCTCCGCCTCGGTGCGGAAGCGCAGCGTGCCCCGGCTGCACAGTGCTTCCCCGTCGGGGAACTGGTAGTGGTGGCGGTAGCGGACCAGCCCGTCGCGGACCTCGGTCAGCTCGGTCCAGGCGTCCACCGCCGTGCCGTCGGGCAGGGCGAGGCGGCGGCGGGACGCGGCCGGCGTCCAGCGTTCCCAGCGGCGGGCCGACGGGTCGCGCGAGTCGAACGCCAGCCGGCCGCCGTCGGCCAGTGCCCGGCGCAGGTCGGCCAGGGTCCGCGCCCATTCGTCGTCGTCCCGGATCTCCTGCGCCACGTGGCTGGTCAGCAGGGCCACGTCGTAGGCGGCGGCGGGCAGGTCGGCCGAGGTGCCGTGGATCCAGGCGATCCGGTCGGCGCCGGGCTTGGCGCGGGCCGCGTCGAGGGACGTGCGCAGGGGCTCGACGCCGGTCACGGTGTGGCCGGCAGCGGCCAGCGCCAGGGTGAGCCGGCCCGTGCCGCAGCCCAGGTCGAGGACGCGGGTCGGGGCGCTGCCGGCGACACCGAGGAAGAACTCGTCGTCGCGCCCCCACGCGTTCTCCACGTCGTAGAGCGCTGCCAGCCGGTCCGTCATGACCGGTCAGGGTAGCGGTCAGGAGATGTGGTGGAGGATCACGTTGTGCACGTGGTGGCTCTTCTGCGCGCCGCGGAACTCGACCTCGTAGGTGTGCGCGCCGACGTGGATGGCGATCGCCCCGGTGGAGAAGAACGCGCCGCCCCAGGACTTGTTGCTGACCACGCTCACGCTGGTGATCTTCGAGTAGGGGATGCTGGTGATGGCGTGCCGCTTACCGACGAAGGAGCGGTCCTGGATGATCACCCGGCGGTCGGTCAGGCCGACGAATCCGGTGCCCGTGCCGATCGCGTCGTAGACGGCGATGATCTGCTCTCCGGCCAGGAGTCCACTCTGGATCTGCTGGAACTGTTCCCTGCGGTCGTACGTCGGCTCAGCCATGTCCCCGACGGTAGGTGGGGCGCGCCAGCCGGCTCAGGGCTCGGTGACCGCGCGGACGGCGTCCTCGATCCGGGCGGCGAGCAGCACCTCACCCTCGGTGAGCGGCTCGCCGTCGCCGTGGCCCACCTTGATCTGCGTACGGCCGGCCCGGCGGCTGATCTCGGGGCGCAGGCGCAGTGCGTCGGCGACCACCGCGACCCGCTCGGTCAGCGCGGCGTGCTGGGTGTCGTCGAGGCTGAGGGTGCGTCGGATCTGCTCGCCCTCGCGGGTCCACCCGGACAGCAGGGCGAGGGCGTCGTTGAGGTAGTCGTGCTTCTGCCGGCTGTTGAACAGCACGCGCATCACCGCACCTCCCAGGCGTCGTTGCCGGCTTGTGGCCAAATCGTCGCCGTCCCGTGTCCTCGTAGACGCCCTCTAGTCTGTCGTCGCACAGAGGGTGTGTCCACGCCCACACTTCCGGGTTCTACTGACCTCACGGCGACGTCAGGTACCCAAACCGCCGATTGATCTGGCACCCTGGACGGCCGTGCGGACCGAACGGGTAAGCGGAAACGGGCACGCCGACCGGCGTGAGCCGAAGGTCGTCGTCGGGGCGGCGATCATCGCGGACGGCAGGGTGCTGGCGTGCGCCCGCTCGGCGCCCCCCGAGGTGGCCGGCCGCTGGGAGTTTCCCGGCGGCAAGGTCGAGCCGGGGGAGGGCGAGACCGCCGCGCT
This sequence is a window from Micromonospora sp. NBRC 110009. Protein-coding genes within it:
- a CDS encoding GntR family transcriptional regulator, producing the protein MTIDPRSHTPVYVQLADLLREQIESGVLAAGSALPSEARLTQEHGVGREAVRMAISLLRSEGLVNTVRGHGSYVRETPDRRQVELAPGASVIARMPSGGERRSMQLNEGVPVLEVRDPKGGTEVFAADEVELTRPA
- a CDS encoding DivIVA domain-containing protein; its protein translation is MRAFIRGLRRNEGPRPGASTCYRSSTYVPLSAWQVRQRRFRPTRFGRRGLDPGEVQDFLDRVADELAAAYQALGDSRQETARIKDALRRWQSEQAQQRANAGRYC
- a CDS encoding SanA/YdcF family protein, which gives rise to MRGRLAGLRRWCGTHRSLLRRLLVAGLAGVVLLVAGTVASVAWVRGGADGHLFTEADVPEAPVALVLGTKVDPDGTPSPFLTARLEIARRLLDAGKVRVILVSGDNMNVGYNEPEAMRRWLLDRGVPAGKVVMDYAGFDTYDSCARAKRIFGVDRATVVTQSFHLPRAVALCRRLGIAANGVGDDTARRYTERWRISSAREYGASVKAAVDLLSGRDPVHLGRHETGVEDALRAG
- a CDS encoding class I SAM-dependent methyltransferase; this encodes MTDRLAALYDVENAWGRDDEFFLGVAGSAPTRVLDLGCGTGRLTLALAAAGHTVTGVEPLRTSLDAARAKPGADRIAWIHGTSADLPAAAYDVALLTSHVAQEIRDDDEWARTLADLRRALADGGRLAFDSRDPSARRWERWTPAASRRRLALPDGTAVDAWTELTEVRDGLVRYRHHYQFPDGEALCSRGTLRFRTEAELRASLADAGFTVERVCGGWAGEPVGTGDDGELIVIARAAP
- a CDS encoding PH domain-containing protein, giving the protein MAEPTYDRREQFQQIQSGLLAGEQIIAVYDAIGTGTGFVGLTDRRVIIQDRSFVGKRHAITSIPYSKITSVSVVSNKSWGGAFFSTGAIAIHVGAHTYEVEFRGAQKSHHVHNVILHHIS
- a CDS encoding 4a-hydroxytetrahydrobiopterin dehydratase yields the protein MRVLFNSRQKHDYLNDALALLSGWTREGEQIRRTLSLDDTQHAALTERVAVVADALRLRPEISRRAGRTQIKVGHGDGEPLTEGEVLLAARIEDAVRAVTEP